One Thiocapsa sp. genomic window carries:
- a CDS encoding lysozyme inhibitor LprI family protein, which yields MIRLNLFLSMLLAVAATQAQTQLDLNQGACAELDAADAELNRTYQDILTRYRGETLFLAKLKTAQRAWIAFRDAELEAIYPAAEKRIEYGSIYPMCRCTVLADLTTRRTAQLKTWLDPEEGDPCSGSRRP from the coding sequence ATGATACGACTGAACCTGTTTCTGTCCATGCTGTTGGCGGTTGCTGCGACTCAGGCGCAGACCCAACTCGATCTGAACCAGGGTGCCTGTGCCGAGCTGGACGCAGCCGATGCCGAGCTGAACCGCACCTACCAAGACATCCTCACGCGCTATCGCGGCGAGACGTTGTTTCTCGCCAAGCTCAAGACCGCGCAGCGTGCCTGGATCGCCTTTCGGGACGCCGAGCTGGAGGCGATCTATCCGGCCGCCGAAAAGCGAATCGAGTACGGTTCCATCTATCCCATGTGCCGGTGCACCGTGCTGGCCGATCTGACGACCCGACGCACCGCGCAGTTGAAGACGTGGCTGGATCCGGAGGAGGGCGATCCCTGCAGTGGCAGTCGCAGGCCCTAG
- a CDS encoding conjugal transfer protein TraG N-terminal domain-containing protein, with product MFEIYSIGDAAYLAAVLNAVAMLMGTGNMSQLAGVGFLIGVILVTFQGMVQARAPQYQQMLIALVIYLGMFGPSARVSVEDLYSGAVHRVDNVPLGVAAVGSALSQVGYGVTRLFEQAFSTPAMTDYGFAAPLQILQSVRAGTLSRARLGAANSPTPGADIERSFVNYIAECVLYEVDTGQRSLDSVLRDPSWTGALAVANPMPTTELWLGGAPVVKECDDAWADLSAYTTTEFLPALRGSLAATLAVQAGEVDNAVQTALDAVAGAGVDAQNYMVMSVAASVLPKGEAQVWEELGRWETAATITQAAQQRNTQWAAEETLFARIVRPMMTFFEAFLFAVSPLMVFAVGLGTIGIRMIGKYLLFGLWIQLWQPILAVINLYIILTTQGKLDALRNAGMGNLELPSIFALWKLDFILSDYLGVGGMLAASTPAISLMLIYGSAVTATHLAGRLQGGDHVNEKIASPDAVNPAAALSMGSLKTHAPLTGTTTPNANSVLWSADVGRSMQDSVRSGEQAVQQASSRFSSALGAAASATASRSGESFDARSKGWEYAATGSATDKTLLAEAESIASGYRQDEVSRSGIAAALAGGLSGGKNDQGRAGKASISGDLQRTYGVDKTIADSLAGEISRRVTGDAGFEARMAESIKVDEQTGRRNVFSQRLTDEESARLTRSADDVVTTSLSLERARSMESRYGAMGRFGASEIGHAIAENPTMMTRVMQEIDRRNLAGDHQTLAGSWAYAKNMTADSAQAAAGIALLIGHAEGATTRTFSPAEAQSAKEAGYGILGDLFGTHRPGPDSDPNRHAGLADGAPSFGSARETFERAGVSDPTARVAGLHGEIDAHGRIAGGADDPSAVAQFHGQSRDAVASRREEHEADVRAQNRDRLGALIDRQAILPRSAARTLHNEVGGILIKAAEVGTLTAAGAGGSLDRTVAAAKAFGSTLAGGGGVADAVSAGKAAAGGEAGWTKAVDTIVAARMQEVAGFGLTSAQHDLFRESTGSVFADLPSQAQQAARAAVVAEAGGGTRGEHIAELIERAAVSREDTDLRLIGNYNSHGAATEKKTEQSGLGMRRLPRPSETTTQLSAGAGTGAATSTVGGAAGGVLDIIASAESGGNYNAWYGNAGQNTVDLSTLTLDRIRDLQKDLVKTRGGSPIGRYQIIDDTLDRLRVRMGLSGSEPFTPELQDRMGLVLMRDAGFNAWQRGTIDDATFNYRLSKVWAGLPMDASNQSYYEGKAGNRATVDYDVVMDGLRRLKGSGAGERGS from the coding sequence ATGTTCGAGATCTATTCCATCGGCGACGCGGCCTACCTCGCGGCGGTCCTCAACGCGGTGGCCATGCTCATGGGCACCGGCAACATGAGCCAGCTCGCCGGGGTCGGCTTCCTGATCGGCGTCATCCTGGTCACCTTCCAAGGCATGGTGCAGGCGCGCGCACCCCAGTACCAGCAGATGCTGATCGCGCTGGTCATCTATCTGGGTATGTTCGGTCCGAGCGCACGGGTGAGCGTGGAGGACCTCTACTCCGGAGCGGTGCACCGGGTCGACAACGTCCCCCTCGGCGTGGCCGCCGTGGGCTCGGCGCTCTCGCAGGTGGGGTACGGCGTCACCCGGCTCTTCGAGCAGGCGTTCTCCACCCCGGCGATGACCGATTACGGCTTCGCCGCACCCCTGCAGATCCTGCAGAGCGTGCGTGCGGGCACCCTGTCGCGCGCGCGGCTCGGTGCGGCCAACAGCCCCACCCCGGGCGCGGACATCGAGCGCTCCTTCGTCAACTACATCGCCGAGTGCGTGCTCTACGAGGTGGACACCGGACAGCGCTCCCTGGACAGCGTGCTGCGCGATCCGAGCTGGACCGGCGCCCTGGCCGTGGCCAATCCGATGCCGACCACCGAGCTGTGGCTGGGCGGGGCCCCGGTCGTGAAGGAATGCGACGACGCCTGGGCGGATCTGTCCGCCTACACCACCACCGAGTTCCTGCCCGCGCTGCGCGGCTCGCTCGCCGCCACCCTCGCCGTGCAGGCCGGGGAGGTGGACAACGCCGTGCAGACCGCTCTGGATGCCGTCGCCGGCGCCGGGGTGGACGCGCAGAACTACATGGTGATGTCGGTGGCGGCGAGCGTCTTGCCGAAGGGCGAGGCGCAGGTGTGGGAGGAGCTCGGGCGCTGGGAAACCGCCGCGACCATCACTCAGGCGGCCCAGCAGCGCAACACCCAATGGGCGGCCGAGGAGACCCTGTTCGCGCGCATCGTGCGCCCCATGATGACCTTCTTCGAGGCGTTCCTGTTCGCCGTCTCCCCGCTGATGGTCTTCGCCGTCGGGCTCGGCACGATCGGCATCCGCATGATCGGCAAGTACCTGCTGTTCGGCCTCTGGATCCAGCTCTGGCAGCCGATCCTCGCCGTCATCAACCTTTACATCATCCTGACGACCCAAGGCAAACTCGACGCCCTGCGCAATGCCGGCATGGGCAACCTGGAGCTGCCCTCGATCTTCGCGCTGTGGAAGCTCGACTTCATCCTTTCGGATTATCTCGGGGTCGGCGGCATGCTCGCGGCGAGCACGCCGGCGATCTCCTTGATGCTGATCTACGGCTCGGCGGTCACCGCGACCCATTTGGCCGGGCGCCTGCAAGGCGGCGACCACGTCAACGAGAAGATCGCGAGCCCCGATGCGGTGAATCCCGCAGCCGCCTTGTCGATGGGGTCGCTCAAGACCCATGCCCCGCTCACCGGCACGACGACGCCGAACGCGAACTCCGTGCTCTGGTCGGCGGATGTCGGGCGCTCCATGCAGGACAGCGTGCGCTCCGGCGAGCAGGCCGTGCAACAGGCCAGCTCCCGCTTTTCGTCCGCGTTGGGTGCGGCCGCGAGCGCGACGGCGTCCCGGTCGGGCGAGAGCTTCGATGCGCGCTCGAAGGGCTGGGAGTATGCGGCCACAGGCAGCGCGACGGATAAGACGCTCCTGGCCGAAGCCGAATCGATCGCGTCGGGTTACCGACAGGACGAGGTGTCTCGCTCGGGCATCGCGGCAGCTTTGGCCGGCGGTCTGTCGGGCGGGAAAAACGATCAAGGACGCGCCGGGAAGGCGTCGATTTCGGGCGACCTTCAGCGAACCTACGGCGTCGATAAGACGATCGCCGATTCCCTTGCCGGCGAGATCTCCCGACGCGTCACGGGTGACGCGGGGTTCGAGGCCCGCATGGCCGAGTCGATCAAGGTCGACGAACAGACCGGACGGCGAAACGTGTTCTCGCAACGGCTCACCGACGAGGAGAGCGCGCGGCTGACCCGCTCCGCCGACGATGTCGTCACCACCTCGCTTTCGCTGGAGCGCGCGCGGTCCATGGAGAGCCGCTACGGCGCGATGGGTCGCTTCGGAGCCTCGGAAATCGGTCATGCCATCGCCGAGAATCCGACAATGATGACGCGGGTGATGCAGGAGATCGATCGGCGCAACCTCGCCGGGGATCACCAGACCCTGGCGGGCTCGTGGGCCTACGCGAAGAACATGACGGCGGACTCCGCGCAGGCGGCGGCCGGTATCGCACTCCTGATCGGGCATGCGGAGGGTGCCACCACCCGGACGTTCAGCCCCGCCGAGGCGCAAAGCGCGAAGGAAGCGGGGTACGGCATTCTGGGGGATCTCTTCGGGACCCATCGACCCGGACCCGACAGCGATCCGAACCGTCACGCCGGCCTTGCGGACGGAGCGCCGAGCTTCGGATCGGCACGGGAGACCTTCGAGCGGGCAGGGGTGAGCGATCCGACCGCACGGGTGGCCGGGTTGCACGGCGAGATCGACGCGCACGGGCGCATTGCGGGCGGTGCCGACGATCCGTCCGCCGTCGCGCAATTCCATGGCCAAAGTCGCGACGCGGTTGCGAGCCGCCGAGAGGAGCACGAGGCGGATGTCCGTGCGCAGAACCGCGACCGGCTCGGTGCGCTCATCGATCGGCAGGCCATCCTGCCGCGCTCCGCCGCACGGACCCTTCACAACGAGGTCGGGGGGATCCTGATCAAAGCGGCCGAGGTCGGGACTCTGACGGCGGCCGGCGCGGGCGGGAGTCTGGATCGGACGGTCGCGGCCGCGAAGGCGTTCGGATCCACCTTGGCCGGCGGGGGCGGTGTTGCGGACGCGGTCTCGGCCGGAAAGGCGGCTGCGGGCGGCGAAGCCGGCTGGACCAAGGCCGTCGACACCATCGTTGCGGCACGGATGCAGGAGGTCGCCGGATTCGGGTTGACATCCGCCCAACACGACCTGTTTCGGGAGTCCACCGGATCGGTGTTTGCGGACCTGCCCAGTCAAGCCCAACAAGCCGCCAGAGCCGCGGTGGTCGCGGAAGCCGGGGGCGGGACTCGCGGTGAACACATCGCCGAGCTGATCGAGCGCGCGGCGGTCTCGCGCGAAGACACCGACCTTCGCCTGATCGGAAACTACAACAGCCACGGAGCAGCGACGGAAAAAAAAACTGAACAATCCGGGTTAGGGATGCGTCGATTGCCAAGGCCGAGCGAAACAACGACCCAACTCTCGGCAGGCGCGGGGACGGGGGCGGCGACATCGACCGTCGGCGGTGCGGCCGGAGGGGTGCTGGACATCATCGCGAGCGCCGAGTCCGGCGGGAACTACAATGCATGGTACGGCAACGCCGGTCAGAATACGGTGGATCTGTCGACGCTGACGCTCGATCGGATCCGCGATCTGCAAAAGGACTTGGTGAAGACCCGGGGTGGCTCTCCGATCGGACGCTATCAGATCATCGACGACACTCTGGATCGCCTCAGGGTGCGGATGGGTCTCTCGGGCAGCGAGCCGTTCACGCCCGAGCTTCAAGACCGGATGGGGCTGGTCTTGATGCGCGATGCAGGCTTCAACGCCTGGCAGCGCGGGACCATCGATGACGCCACGTTCAACTACCGACTGTCCAAAGTCTGGGCCGGGCTCCCGATGGACGCGTCGAACCAAAGCTACTACGAGGGCAAGGCGGGTAATCGCGCCACCGTGGATTACGATGTCGTGATGGACGGGCTGCGACGGCTCAAAGGATCGGGGGCAGGCGAGAGAGGGTCTTGA
- the pglZ gene encoding BREX-3 system phosphatase PglZ, translating to MSAWSERILSEFPPDLSRLWIAADPDDVLLDEEILAELQSRGFEVLPFDDSIGFRTDYEERYRTPWDRGESGARPALVLHRRSAECADLPWDYLRQARIAALSLANLFPRLSYAVVRRIDATHRATLFDAQARHASQTLGEVATKDFILLHVFRLAPHLIERSEDLWRELLRLHRRHVTLPEVLAEHVESILSTNPVFTGLPVRALFSSSGLLLRTVQDAWTSELQGLGIQGSRIAETMTRGPAVRIEIPFAHPEIRVLVESMFLDGSLHPLLVGHVPSDLPVWAAVGILKDPAALQRLVAEGLQALLDGLPTMAATHRDWGAFAKRLGEILVRFRRLGAGYAEPLRDLLERVQREADASLLSWLDAHYWNLPSLPVAGAPVMVHHVPRFLALRRSAGETKLALLVFDGLAIDDWIEIRERLAERAPRLAFDEGACFAWLPTLTSVSRQALFAGMQPRELADSIETTGREPQLWERFWKDEGLPASAVIYRKSIRENAQLDALLEALADSAVKVAGIVVDTVDKMAHGAFLGKASVAGQIRDWCDTGFADRLFTGLLDAGFQVYVTADHGNVAAVGIGRPQEGVIVDMAGERVRVYRTEALRTASAQAFPGTASLATPALPPDFLPLFAGGRTAFVPKDERLVAHGGLAVEELIVPFVKVSRTR from the coding sequence ATGAGCGCATGGAGCGAGCGGATCCTGAGCGAGTTTCCGCCCGACCTCTCGCGGCTCTGGATCGCCGCGGATCCGGATGACGTGCTGCTCGACGAGGAGATTCTCGCCGAGCTGCAGTCGCGCGGGTTCGAGGTGCTGCCGTTCGACGATTCGATCGGCTTTCGTACCGACTATGAAGAACGCTATCGCACGCCGTGGGACCGCGGCGAGTCCGGCGCTCGCCCGGCGCTGGTCCTGCATCGGCGCTCCGCCGAGTGCGCCGATCTGCCCTGGGATTATCTGCGCCAAGCGCGCATCGCCGCTCTGAGCCTGGCGAATCTGTTTCCGCGCTTGAGCTACGCTGTCGTGCGTCGGATCGATGCGACGCACCGGGCCACCTTGTTCGACGCCCAGGCGCGGCATGCGTCGCAGACCTTGGGCGAGGTGGCGACCAAAGACTTCATCCTCCTTCACGTCTTCCGTCTGGCTCCGCACCTGATCGAGCGTTCGGAAGACCTCTGGCGCGAGCTGCTGCGGCTTCATCGCCGGCATGTCACGTTGCCCGAGGTCTTGGCCGAGCATGTCGAGAGCATCCTGAGCACCAATCCGGTGTTCACGGGACTGCCCGTTCGCGCACTCTTCTCGTCGTCGGGGCTGCTGCTGCGTACCGTCCAGGACGCCTGGACCAGCGAGTTACAGGGCCTCGGCATCCAGGGCTCCCGCATTGCGGAGACCATGACGCGCGGGCCCGCAGTGCGGATCGAGATCCCGTTCGCGCATCCGGAGATTCGGGTGCTGGTGGAGTCGATGTTTCTGGACGGAAGTCTCCATCCACTCTTGGTCGGACATGTCCCGTCGGACCTTCCGGTCTGGGCGGCGGTCGGCATCCTGAAGGATCCGGCGGCGCTGCAACGGCTGGTGGCCGAGGGTCTGCAAGCCCTCCTGGACGGCCTGCCGACGATGGCGGCGACACATCGGGATTGGGGTGCCTTCGCCAAGCGACTCGGGGAGATCCTGGTGCGGTTCCGTCGGCTTGGCGCCGGATACGCCGAGCCGCTCCGGGACCTGCTTGAGCGCGTGCAACGGGAGGCCGACGCCAGCCTGCTGTCATGGCTCGATGCACATTACTGGAATCTGCCGTCGCTGCCGGTCGCGGGTGCACCGGTCATGGTGCATCATGTGCCGCGTTTTCTTGCCTTGCGCCGTAGTGCGGGTGAAACCAAGCTCGCGTTGCTGGTGTTCGATGGCCTGGCGATCGACGATTGGATCGAGATCCGAGAACGACTCGCCGAGCGTGCCCCGAGGCTGGCGTTCGACGAAGGCGCCTGCTTTGCCTGGCTGCCGACCCTGACCTCGGTGTCCCGGCAAGCACTGTTTGCCGGGATGCAGCCGCGAGAGCTGGCCGATTCGATCGAGACCACCGGCCGCGAGCCGCAACTCTGGGAGCGCTTCTGGAAGGATGAGGGCTTGCCGGCGTCCGCCGTGATCTATCGCAAGAGCATCCGCGAGAACGCCCAGCTCGACGCCTTGCTCGAAGCGCTCGCCGACTCTGCGGTGAAGGTCGCCGGGATCGTCGTCGATACCGTCGACAAGATGGCCCATGGCGCTTTCCTCGGCAAGGCCAGCGTCGCGGGCCAGATCCGTGACTGGTGCGACACCGGCTTTGCCGATCGGCTGTTCACGGGCTTGCTCGATGCCGGTTTCCAGGTCTATGTCACTGCCGATCACGGCAATGTCGCGGCCGTCGGAATCGGTCGACCCCAAGAAGGCGTGATCGTCGATATGGCCGGCGAGCGGGTTCGGGTGTATCGAACCGAGGCGCTGCGCACCGCATCGGCTCAGGCGTTTCCCGGCACGGCAAGCCTGGCGACCCCGGCGCTGCCGCCGGACTTCCTCCCGCTCTTCGCGGGCGGCCGCACGGCCTTCGTGCCGAAGGACGAGCGGCTGGTGGCTCATGGCGGCCTTGCAGTCGAGGAGCTGATTGTCCCCTTCGTCAAGGTGAGTCGCACCCGTTGA
- a CDS encoding DUF3226 domain-containing protein: MRSVMIFCEGNHDVVFTARSLGVLQGAEWIGKPIRDLPSPFGQVPDPANPRQPKLKSLIAQRYSARSIDELRIQAAAHPPLPSFEALLRVTADDTLFVLVRSSGDGASVAAIELLRELQALLLPAFNTDVSQLAAVFLFDADVAGVASREATFATDYAAILDAAERPSHAQWVNGKEFPVGLYVFHDRASGTGTLEDILAPLVKNEWTDRWHAAESYVFLHEAAGDPVAIKPAERQKAQICITGQFRCPGDPMTEVIGRNGLPQDHFTCSQSQALVDFLNRVPWP, from the coding sequence ATGCGGTCTGTCATGATCTTCTGCGAGGGTAATCACGACGTAGTGTTCACTGCAAGAAGCCTCGGGGTCCTGCAAGGTGCTGAGTGGATTGGAAAACCAATTAGGGATCTGCCGTCGCCCTTTGGCCAGGTTCCCGATCCCGCGAATCCAAGGCAACCTAAACTGAAGAGCCTAATCGCACAACGATACTCTGCCCGTTCCATTGATGAACTGCGCATCCAGGCAGCGGCGCATCCGCCTCTTCCCAGTTTCGAAGCTCTCTTGCGAGTTACCGCTGACGATACGCTTTTCGTGTTGGTGCGCTCCTCGGGTGATGGAGCGTCCGTAGCAGCGATTGAATTGCTGCGCGAGCTTCAGGCGTTGTTACTGCCAGCATTCAACACTGATGTTTCTCAGCTTGCGGCCGTATTTCTCTTTGACGCGGACGTTGCGGGAGTTGCGAGCCGCGAAGCAACCTTCGCGACAGACTATGCCGCTATTCTCGATGCGGCTGAGAGGCCGAGTCATGCTCAGTGGGTCAATGGCAAAGAATTTCCTGTGGGACTCTATGTCTTCCATGATAGGGCTTCCGGGACAGGCACTCTCGAAGATATCCTCGCTCCACTAGTTAAGAATGAGTGGACGGACCGATGGCATGCGGCAGAAAGCTATGTCTTTTTACACGAAGCCGCCGGAGATCCAGTGGCTATTAAGCCAGCCGAAAGGCAGAAGGCTCAGATATGTATCACCGGGCAGTTTCGGTGTCCCGGTGATCCGATGACGGAGGTAATCGGTAGGAACGGATTGCCGCAGGATCATTTCACGTGCTCTCAGTCGCAAGCCCTCGTAGATTTTCTGAATCGAGTTCCTTGGCCATGA
- a CDS encoding AAA family ATPase — MSNISAPEIGPAETRGRRLSLSIASLYLDPNNYRFIDHEDYRKVEEPELINDEVQRRTRRFLIGQNGDQVADLVASFTQNGWLDVEPIHVRKLAERKYLVVEGNRRVATLKYLQSRWNDSTGHLGNLSSAIFSAVPCILYEDTDEIHQLVVMGLHHISGKRRWPAVNQARLMMRLRDEFGKEPDEICRSLGVSKRELNLSIRTLALSDAYRASDYGDQFSSDMFNLFREVLKAPSLRTWLDWDQEGERSKNQSNLERLFSWLSREPENDEDEECNAEAASHTGEPVITTGGQIRELAKIIEDNEAVKRLEETRSLQAASLSSDLLVKNEIDGALERCNQDVSRLFQLAPRMSSSELDRVDAMTARMEAIALAKKRKPSTSGSERAWPVYTDVAASHFRSIEVENYRAISGLKLDGLGRVNLLVGVNNAGKTSVLESVYLLAHQVDPRAVLEVLRRRSRVDPDSEPSWTVNQLPVAAALKGEYDTRADNVVALRLAALEDPEDTDEDWATYLRTLVMTSSYAGREQRSVTDFFVGRTRRTRINGEARWLCPALLHSPFSLSDPASLVRCNEASIRAKSKERVLTFIQVHLDSGIQDIALADQYSRFLVTHNDLTEAVDLSFFGEGLQRVFQIGLLFAGAQGGVVLIDEFENAIHTGVLIEFTKFVQQLAVDFDVQVFITTHSKETVDAFLLNHFRTDDVVAYLLKRETDRECTAVRFAGPELKRAVEVGDVDLRRL; from the coding sequence ATGAGCAACATTTCCGCTCCTGAGATAGGTCCTGCGGAAACCCGTGGCAGGCGACTCAGTCTTTCGATCGCGAGCCTGTACCTCGATCCAAACAACTATCGTTTCATCGACCACGAGGATTATCGAAAGGTCGAAGAACCAGAGCTTATTAACGATGAGGTTCAGCGCCGTACACGCCGATTCCTTATCGGCCAGAACGGCGATCAAGTCGCCGACCTCGTCGCAAGTTTTACGCAAAACGGCTGGCTCGATGTCGAGCCGATTCATGTGCGCAAGCTCGCAGAGCGAAAATATCTCGTCGTTGAGGGCAACCGCCGGGTCGCTACGCTGAAGTACCTCCAATCCAGATGGAACGACTCTACCGGCCATCTTGGGAACCTAAGTTCAGCGATATTCAGCGCCGTGCCTTGCATCCTTTATGAGGATACAGACGAAATACACCAGCTAGTCGTGATGGGACTCCATCACATCAGTGGCAAGCGACGCTGGCCTGCGGTCAACCAGGCGCGATTGATGATGCGTTTACGAGACGAATTTGGAAAAGAGCCGGACGAGATTTGCCGATCGCTCGGAGTAAGCAAACGTGAACTTAATCTGTCCATCAGAACACTCGCGCTCAGCGATGCCTATCGAGCAAGTGATTACGGCGATCAGTTCTCGTCGGACATGTTCAATCTTTTCCGCGAGGTTTTGAAGGCACCATCGCTTCGAACGTGGCTCGACTGGGACCAGGAGGGAGAACGGTCGAAGAACCAGTCCAATTTGGAGAGGCTGTTCTCATGGCTATCGCGTGAGCCTGAAAATGACGAAGACGAGGAGTGCAACGCCGAGGCCGCATCACACACTGGGGAGCCGGTGATCACAACGGGCGGTCAGATCCGCGAACTCGCCAAGATTATCGAGGATAACGAGGCGGTAAAGCGCCTCGAAGAGACCCGGAGCCTTCAAGCCGCGAGCCTATCAAGCGATCTTCTCGTCAAGAACGAGATCGATGGTGCATTAGAGCGGTGCAACCAAGACGTAAGCAGGCTATTCCAACTCGCCCCGCGCATGTCATCAAGCGAACTCGACCGCGTGGACGCAATGACGGCACGTATGGAGGCAATTGCACTTGCGAAGAAGAGAAAGCCATCGACGAGCGGCTCTGAGAGGGCATGGCCGGTTTACACTGATGTAGCTGCGAGCCACTTCAGATCCATCGAAGTAGAGAATTACCGTGCTATTTCAGGACTAAAGCTTGATGGTTTGGGTCGCGTAAACCTTCTCGTGGGCGTTAACAACGCTGGTAAGACGAGCGTATTGGAATCCGTGTACTTGCTGGCCCATCAGGTGGATCCTCGGGCGGTGCTCGAGGTTCTTCGGCGGCGCAGTCGGGTCGACCCGGATTCAGAGCCGTCGTGGACAGTAAACCAGTTGCCTGTCGCTGCGGCCTTAAAAGGCGAATACGATACAAGAGCAGACAACGTGGTGGCGCTCCGTCTAGCGGCGTTGGAAGATCCCGAGGATACGGACGAAGATTGGGCAACCTACCTCCGAACGTTGGTCATGACGTCTTCATATGCCGGCCGTGAGCAGCGATCGGTCACGGATTTTTTCGTCGGTCGGACACGCCGGACGCGCATCAACGGCGAAGCCCGTTGGCTGTGCCCGGCCCTCTTACATTCACCTTTTTCACTTTCCGATCCCGCAAGCCTGGTCCGTTGCAACGAGGCCAGCATTCGCGCTAAATCGAAGGAGCGTGTGCTAACATTCATCCAGGTGCACCTTGATTCAGGAATCCAAGACATTGCGCTCGCAGACCAATATAGCCGCTTCCTCGTGACTCATAACGATTTAACCGAAGCAGTTGACTTGTCATTCTTCGGAGAAGGTCTTCAGCGAGTTTTTCAAATCGGTCTCTTATTCGCTGGAGCCCAGGGCGGGGTTGTGCTAATCGATGAATTCGAGAACGCCATTCATACGGGAGTGCTGATCGAGTTCACCAAGTTTGTTCAGCAACTCGCCGTCGATTTCGATGTTCAGGTGTTCATCACAACTCATAGCAAGGAGACGGTTGACGCTTTCCTTCTGAACCATTTCAGAACCGACGACGTAGTCGCATATTTACTGAAGCGCGAAACGGATCGTGAGTGCACGGCCGTTCGTTTTGCGGGCCCCGAACTGAAACGCGCCGTCGAAGTCGGCGACGTTGACCTTCGGAGACTGTGA